In one Streptomyces sp. T12 genomic region, the following are encoded:
- a CDS encoding putative T7SS-secreted protein: MAQLGSTRDPRALIPGNPSKLTGDADKLDGHAKTLDGIGDELGSVRIPSWHGQASDAFWEDFSGQKQKWYRGSDALGAAAGALRDYARALEWAQGQAEEAIRLYDGGDESGGEQLLESARAHVEAEGDAAAAKFKAQGGEGDNAPDWLFWASEATQDDTGATSKKVKRTELERAPETKPKGAWGDHKNMTQAEREALREGKGPGITVAGPSVTADAKVWGAEAKGRGEFAGGEVSGKAGVNLLGVDASAGVGLVDGNATAQASGKAYLAQATAEGKYGVGYFEASGKGEAYVGAEAGVKGSIGTDGVHVGGEAFAGAKATAEGHASVAGVGVGGTAEAWAGAGAEAHFDAGMKDGKFVIGGDVGVALGVGGKLGGQIEIDPGKVTDAAGDAVDAIGDWFD, encoded by the coding sequence ATGGCACAACTTGGCTCCACTCGGGACCCACGCGCACTCATCCCGGGAAACCCGTCGAAGCTCACAGGCGACGCGGACAAGCTCGACGGTCATGCGAAGACCCTCGACGGCATCGGGGACGAGCTCGGCTCCGTCCGGATTCCCAGCTGGCACGGACAGGCCAGCGATGCCTTCTGGGAGGACTTCTCGGGCCAGAAGCAGAAGTGGTACCGCGGCTCGGACGCGCTGGGCGCGGCCGCCGGGGCGCTGCGGGACTACGCCAGGGCCCTCGAGTGGGCCCAGGGGCAGGCGGAAGAGGCCATCCGGCTGTACGACGGGGGCGACGAGAGCGGCGGCGAGCAGCTGCTGGAGTCGGCGCGCGCCCATGTCGAGGCGGAGGGCGACGCGGCGGCCGCGAAGTTCAAGGCGCAGGGCGGTGAGGGCGACAACGCGCCCGACTGGCTCTTCTGGGCCTCCGAAGCAACGCAGGACGACACAGGTGCGACGTCCAAGAAGGTCAAGCGCACTGAGCTGGAACGGGCACCCGAGACAAAGCCCAAGGGGGCCTGGGGTGACCACAAGAACATGACGCAGGCGGAGAGGGAGGCCCTGCGCGAGGGCAAGGGCCCCGGCATCACCGTGGCCGGCCCGTCCGTCACCGCCGACGCCAAGGTGTGGGGCGCCGAGGCCAAGGGCCGCGGTGAGTTCGCGGGCGGCGAGGTCTCCGGCAAGGCCGGCGTCAACCTCCTCGGTGTCGACGCCTCCGCCGGTGTGGGTCTCGTGGACGGGAACGCCACCGCACAGGCATCCGGCAAGGCCTACCTCGCCCAGGCCACCGCCGAGGGCAAGTACGGGGTCGGTTATTTCGAGGCCTCCGGCAAGGGCGAGGCGTACGTGGGCGCCGAGGCCGGCGTCAAGGGCTCCATCGGCACGGATGGCGTCCACGTCGGCGGCGAGGCCTTCGCCGGCGCCAAGGCCACCGCGGAGGGGCATGCCTCCGTTGCCGGTGTCGGCGTCGGTGGCACGGCGGAGGCGTGGGCCGGCGCCGGTGCCGAGGCCCACTTCGACGCCGGCATGAAGGATGGCAAGTTCGTCATCGGCGGCGACGTCGGCGTGGCCCTCGGTGTCGGTGGCAAGCTCGGCGGCCAGATCGAGATCGACCCGGGCAAGGTCACCGACGCGGCCGGCGACGCGGTCGACGCGATCGGGGACTGGTTCGACTGA
- a CDS encoding WXG100 family type VII secretion target, with amino-acid sequence MGQFDVEPSELRSASKKIKDSVGRSDKVKLDELGDSSGDFGHGEAAKEFSQLMATWMEAIKSPMKEDGENSAAKLDENAASYERAEQESQNHFTGPAVAGPSY; translated from the coding sequence ATGGGCCAGTTCGATGTCGAGCCGTCCGAGCTGCGGTCGGCCTCCAAGAAGATCAAGGACTCCGTGGGCCGGAGCGACAAGGTGAAGCTCGACGAACTCGGGGATTCCAGCGGCGACTTCGGCCACGGCGAGGCGGCCAAGGAGTTCAGCCAGCTGATGGCCACCTGGATGGAGGCCATCAAGAGCCCGATGAAGGAGGACGGGGAGAACTCGGCGGCCAAGCTCGACGAGAACGCCGCGTCCTACGAGCGCGCCGAGCAGGAGTCCCAGAACCACTTCACCGGGCCCGCGGTCGCCGGCCCGAGCTACTGA
- a CDS encoding DUF4333 domain-containing protein, which yields MPKSSSSLASWGLAAAAAAALLVGCSSEAKLSKDEVAKSVAEKLAAQTGQPKPDVTCPEDLAGKVGTSLRCRLTATDGTSFGVTVKVTSVDGGTIKYGIQVDQTAS from the coding sequence ATGCCCAAGTCCTCCTCTTCCTTGGCCTCTTGGGGCCTCGCCGCCGCAGCCGCCGCTGCGCTGCTGGTGGGCTGCTCGTCGGAGGCCAAGCTGTCCAAGGACGAGGTGGCGAAGTCGGTGGCCGAGAAGCTCGCCGCGCAGACGGGGCAGCCGAAGCCGGACGTCACCTGCCCCGAGGACCTCGCGGGCAAGGTCGGCACCTCTTTGCGCTGCAGGCTCACCGCGACCGACGGCACGAGCTTCGGTGTGACGGTCAAGGTCACCTCGGTCGACGGCGGCACGATCAAGTACGGCATCCAGGTCGACCAGACGGCCTCCTGA